In a single window of the Dethiosulfovibrio salsuginis genome:
- a CDS encoding 2-oxoacid:acceptor oxidoreductase subunit alpha codes for MALDRDLSVVICGAAGLGVQTVEDILVRVLKRSGYHVFATREYMSRVRGGNNSTELRISSKPVDGLVDRIDLLVALSPGIRSNIQSRIDKDTVIVADGSVVTDQCLKEHLRFNDIPLTSMAKEAGSQLYSNVIAAGIVLGLTDSSEEEAVDFFRSRFGKKGDETVEQNASACKKGVTLGAEIRGRFPHLPSPSKGNTSDRKIVGGSEAVAMGAIAGGCDFVTAYPMAPATGVLGFAAKNALRLGIAVEQVEDEISAINMAVGASYAGASPLVTTSGGGFSLMYEGFSLAGVAETPLVVHLGQRPGPATGMATRTEQADLNLAVHAGHGEFPRLVMAPGTLEEAFQLTAKAFQMVHRYQVQSVILTDQYILNTIKDVPTEAFSAPEPDKCIVKSNPKYRRYEDTADGISPRAIPGYGDGLVGCDSHEHDEEGHVFEDFELRVRMSDKRFKKERWLKEDGVPGKLSGPDSWTRLIVCWGSTGPMVEEALEELKLSDTALLRIRQIWPMMDQDLALIQSAKELIVVEGNHDGQLEGQIRKLTGKEADGHLRNYCGLQFSVEQVREGLSRITDQEE; via the coding sequence ATGGCTTTAGATAGGGATCTTTCGGTCGTCATATGCGGGGCGGCGGGGCTTGGGGTTCAGACCGTGGAGGATATACTGGTCAGGGTGCTCAAGAGATCGGGCTACCACGTTTTCGCCACCAGGGAGTATATGTCCAGGGTGAGAGGGGGCAACAACTCCACGGAACTGAGAATCTCCTCGAAGCCCGTGGATGGCCTGGTGGACAGGATCGACCTGCTGGTGGCCCTGAGTCCGGGGATCAGAAGCAACATCCAGAGCAGGATCGATAAGGACACCGTGATCGTCGCAGACGGATCTGTAGTGACCGACCAGTGTCTCAAGGAGCACCTAAGGTTTAACGACATTCCTCTGACGTCGATGGCAAAAGAGGCGGGCTCACAGCTGTACTCCAACGTCATAGCCGCTGGGATCGTACTGGGCCTCACCGACTCATCGGAGGAGGAGGCGGTCGACTTTTTCCGCTCTAGATTCGGCAAAAAGGGAGACGAGACGGTGGAACAGAACGCCTCGGCCTGCAAAAAGGGGGTAACCCTGGGGGCGGAGATAAGGGGACGGTTTCCCCATCTTCCCTCGCCATCTAAGGGCAACACCTCGGACAGGAAGATCGTCGGAGGTTCCGAGGCGGTGGCCATGGGCGCTATCGCCGGAGGATGCGACTTCGTCACAGCCTACCCTATGGCCCCGGCCACAGGGGTGCTGGGCTTTGCGGCTAAAAACGCCCTGAGGCTGGGGATCGCCGTGGAGCAGGTGGAGGACGAGATATCGGCGATAAACATGGCAGTAGGGGCGTCTTACGCCGGGGCCAGCCCCTTGGTGACCACATCCGGCGGGGGATTCTCCCTGATGTACGAGGGATTCAGCCTGGCGGGAGTGGCGGAGACCCCACTGGTGGTTCACCTGGGGCAGAGGCCCGGCCCAGCCACCGGCATGGCGACCAGGACCGAACAGGCGGACCTAAACCTGGCGGTCCACGCCGGCCACGGCGAGTTCCCCAGGCTAGTGATGGCCCCTGGCACCCTGGAGGAGGCTTTTCAGCTCACCGCGAAAGCCTTTCAGATGGTCCACCGATATCAGGTCCAGTCGGTGATCCTGACGGACCAATACATATTGAACACCATCAAAGACGTCCCGACGGAGGCCTTTTCCGCCCCTGAGCCGGATAAGTGCATCGTTAAATCGAACCCAAAATACCGCCGCTACGAGGACACGGCGGACGGAATCTCCCCGAGGGCCATCCCAGGATACGGAGATGGACTGGTCGGCTGCGACAGCCACGAGCACGACGAGGAGGGCCACGTCTTTGAGGACTTCGAGCTTAGAGTTCGGATGTCCGACAAGAGGTTCAAAAAGGAGCGGTGGCTTAAAGAGGACGGAGTTCCGGGGAAGCTGTCCGGCCCGGACAGCTGGACCAGGCTCATAGTCTGCTGGGGCTCCACCGGCCCTATGGTGGAGGAAGCCCTCGAGGAACTGAAGCTATCCGATACCGCCCTGCTTCGGATCAGGCAGATATGGCCCATGATGGACCAAGACCTAGCCCTGATCCAGTCGGCAAAGGAGCTTATCGTAGTCGAGGGAAACCACGACGGCCAGCTTGAGGGACAGATAAGGAAGCTAACCGGCAAAGAGGCCGACGGCCACCTGAGAAACTACTGCGGACTTCAGTTTTCGGTGGAACAGGTCCGAGAGGGCCTTTCCAGGATAACCGACCAGGAGGAATAA
- a CDS encoding thiamine pyrophosphate-dependent enzyme codes for MRESNFDLPGADLAWCPGCGDFKILEALKIALEELDLKPEDVTVVSGIGQAAKTPHFMKCNFLNGLHGRALSHATGVKAANPSLTVLAIGGDGDMYGEGGNHFLHTIRRNPNITNLVYDNMVYGLTKGQASPTSPKGMTTPIQVRGVASDPVNPLALALVQGATFVARAFSGNLDHTVKIMKAAIGHRGYSLVDIFQPCVSFNKINTFKWFKDNTYILEDHDQTDRTAAMELAMRTDYPLGILYCQEGKPTFEDNLGIYGDDTKPLFLKEGSQEALRAIVDSLS; via the coding sequence ATGAGAGAATCGAACTTTGACCTTCCCGGGGCGGACCTGGCCTGGTGCCCCGGATGCGGAGACTTTAAGATACTGGAGGCCCTGAAGATAGCACTGGAGGAGCTGGACCTCAAACCTGAGGACGTTACGGTGGTATCGGGAATAGGCCAGGCGGCAAAGACCCCCCACTTTATGAAGTGCAACTTTCTAAACGGCCTCCACGGCAGGGCCTTGAGCCACGCCACCGGGGTCAAAGCGGCCAACCCAAGCCTCACGGTGCTGGCAATCGGCGGGGACGGAGATATGTACGGAGAGGGAGGAAACCACTTCCTCCACACAATACGGCGAAACCCGAACATAACCAACCTGGTTTACGACAACATGGTCTACGGCCTCACCAAGGGGCAGGCCTCCCCTACGTCCCCTAAGGGTATGACCACACCTATACAGGTTAGAGGGGTCGCCAGCGATCCGGTGAACCCTCTGGCGCTGGCCTTAGTTCAAGGGGCTACTTTCGTGGCGAGGGCCTTCTCGGGCAACCTGGACCACACTGTGAAGATAATGAAGGCCGCTATAGGACACAGGGGCTATTCGCTGGTGGACATATTCCAGCCCTGCGTGTCGTTCAATAAAATCAATACCTTCAAGTGGTTCAAGGACAACACCTACATCCTTGAGGACCACGACCAAACGGACAGGACTGCCGCTATGGAACTGGCAATGAGGACCGACTATCCCCTTGGAATCCTCTATTGCCAGGAGGGCAAGCCGACCTTCGAGGACAATCTGGGGATCTACGGCGATGACACAAAGCCGCTGTTTCTGAAGGAGGGCTCCCAGGAGGCCCTAAGGGCGATAGTGGACTCGCTATCCTGA
- a CDS encoding methyl-accepting chemotaxis protein encodes MSLRVKMLLWVTVPVTLVFLAVLGVVGTTVRSTSIDQLEDKVLATTFQYANQVQNDFLHMTQTAVKLRDGFIGLREAGATREQYHNLLKSTLDGDPFIFGIYTVWEPDKLDGDDDAHRDRPYHNEDGRYAPWVARSNGKAAIQPCTAEGGYLKPGGFYLSIKDSKKARIFPPSTWTFEGSKVTVVDYGIPIIHEGEFLGAMYSELEISGLREIVGNIRPLETGYASIMTDQGIYAASPEEEVLGKKSQNPRIDDIIKATSQGNPYSITVNHPEGTMLHQYVPVFIEGVDRPWIFELAFPMGKAMAPIRKLTFTIAILAAVSLIFVVCLLWSISKRITDPIRKVAAIAQRAGEGDISAREADFGNIPNDEVGDLAQSLALMLEAQRYMIGRAIEQSDRTTDKARSMADMSDRTAQAMEQIRGAVFQVVSDLETSSASLEQANAGIEEIAGGAVSVAERTTDGAEIAARTSDRAERSASYMSGLMDEVATAERMSRSSSSDMEQLGESVKSISSFVETITKIADQTNLLALNAAIEAARAGEAGRGFAVVAEEVRKLAEESSVAAGRIDGLIEGLKSQTVKSMEVTRGNASSMAKALSLAESTKQEMTESIKDVHNLNEAIQDIAAVAQEQAASSKEMALALDSVTSAVAQMAERVHSVKSSSDNTLRTAEEMASGSKGLLKDTEELKEDMDKFKL; translated from the coding sequence GTGAGTCTTAGGGTAAAGATGTTGCTGTGGGTAACGGTGCCTGTGACACTGGTCTTTTTGGCGGTCCTAGGGGTTGTAGGGACCACCGTTAGGTCGACTTCCATCGACCAGCTTGAGGATAAGGTCCTGGCGACCACCTTCCAGTACGCCAACCAGGTCCAAAACGACTTTCTCCACATGACCCAGACGGCTGTGAAGCTCAGAGACGGCTTTATCGGCCTGAGGGAAGCGGGAGCCACCAGGGAACAGTACCACAACCTGCTGAAAAGCACCTTAGACGGCGATCCCTTTATATTCGGCATCTACACCGTCTGGGAGCCCGACAAGCTGGACGGCGACGACGACGCACATCGAGACAGGCCTTACCACAACGAAGACGGCAGATACGCTCCCTGGGTCGCCCGATCCAACGGCAAGGCGGCGATCCAGCCCTGCACCGCTGAAGGGGGATACCTGAAACCAGGAGGATTTTACCTGAGCATAAAGGACTCCAAAAAGGCCAGGATATTTCCCCCTTCCACCTGGACCTTCGAGGGCTCAAAGGTCACGGTGGTGGACTACGGAATTCCCATAATCCACGAGGGAGAGTTCCTCGGGGCGATGTACTCGGAGCTTGAGATATCGGGATTGAGGGAAATCGTTGGTAACATAAGGCCCTTAGAGACGGGCTACGCCTCCATCATGACCGATCAGGGGATCTACGCCGCGTCGCCGGAGGAGGAGGTCCTGGGCAAAAAGAGCCAAAATCCTCGCATAGACGATATTATAAAGGCGACCTCCCAGGGGAATCCCTACTCGATCACCGTGAATCACCCAGAGGGAACTATGCTCCACCAGTACGTGCCTGTCTTCATAGAGGGCGTGGACAGACCCTGGATATTCGAGCTGGCCTTCCCCATGGGAAAGGCAATGGCTCCCATCAGGAAACTGACCTTTACGATAGCCATCCTAGCGGCGGTGTCTCTGATTTTCGTGGTGTGCCTGCTTTGGTCCATATCGAAGAGGATAACCGACCCAATCAGAAAAGTTGCCGCCATAGCCCAGAGAGCCGGGGAAGGGGATATATCCGCGAGAGAGGCCGACTTCGGGAATATACCTAACGACGAGGTAGGAGACCTGGCCCAGTCTCTGGCGCTGATGCTGGAGGCCCAGAGATACATGATAGGCAGAGCCATAGAGCAGTCCGACCGCACCACCGACAAGGCCCGGTCAATGGCGGACATGAGCGATCGAACCGCCCAGGCGATGGAGCAAATACGAGGAGCGGTGTTCCAGGTAGTCAGCGATCTAGAGACGAGCTCCGCCTCTCTGGAGCAGGCTAACGCAGGCATAGAGGAGATAGCAGGAGGGGCGGTGTCCGTAGCTGAGAGGACCACCGACGGAGCGGAAATCGCCGCCCGAACCTCCGACAGGGCGGAGAGGTCCGCATCCTATATGTCCGGCCTTATGGACGAGGTGGCTACGGCGGAACGTATGTCCCGAAGCAGTTCCTCCGACATGGAACAGCTCGGCGAGTCGGTAAAATCCATCTCCTCTTTCGTGGAGACCATAACCAAAATCGCCGACCAGACCAACCTTCTGGCCCTGAACGCCGCCATTGAGGCGGCGAGAGCGGGGGAGGCGGGGAGAGGGTTTGCGGTGGTCGCCGAGGAGGTAAGAAAGCTGGCGGAGGAGTCCTCCGTCGCAGCGGGGAGGATAGACGGCCTCATAGAGGGGTTGAAATCTCAGACCGTCAAGTCCATGGAGGTAACCAGGGGAAACGCCAGCAGCATGGCAAAGGCCCTGAGCTTAGCGGAGAGCACGAAACAGGAGATGACCGAGTCGATAAAGGACGTTCACAACCTCAACGAGGCCATACAGGATATAGCGGCGGTCGCCCAGGAACAGGCGGCATCCAGCAAGGAGATGGCCCTGGCACTGGACAGCGTGACGTCGGCGGTAGCCCAGATGGCAGAGAGGGTTCACTCGGTAAAGAGCTCCTCCGATAATACTCTGAGAACCGCCGAGGAAATGGCTTCCGGGTCTAAGGGCCTCCTGAAAGACACAGAGGAACTAAAAGAGGACATGGACAAATTTAAACTTTAG
- a CDS encoding GntR family transcriptional regulator: MLKNKNSSEISPTNKEKIYSAIKEKILSGKLQGGHQIRAAEVAKNYGVSGTPVREALIQLEGEGYVIYEPYKGAIVKSISKKEVQEIFKIRAVLECMAMETALKRMTSEEFREAMALAEKGLNESDPAMLSTINWDFHSYIYQKADMPNLLGLINSIRAPMMRYVRIYHQTVDLKEHNHKHLEIVKAGMDGEPEKAAAILKKNLEKACEKIELFLAD; the protein is encoded by the coding sequence ACGAACAAGGAAAAGATTTACTCCGCCATAAAGGAGAAGATCCTCTCCGGCAAGCTACAGGGGGGCCATCAGATTCGGGCAGCGGAGGTGGCCAAAAACTACGGCGTCAGCGGCACCCCTGTCCGAGAGGCTCTCATTCAGCTGGAGGGGGAGGGATACGTGATCTACGAGCCCTATAAAGGAGCGATAGTCAAGAGCATCTCCAAAAAGGAAGTTCAGGAAATCTTCAAAATTCGAGCGGTGCTGGAGTGCATGGCCATGGAGACCGCCCTGAAAAGGATGACCTCCGAGGAGTTCAGGGAGGCTATGGCTCTGGCAGAAAAGGGGCTGAACGAAAGTGATCCCGCCATGTTGAGCACCATAAACTGGGATTTCCACTCCTACATATACCAAAAAGCGGACATGCCTAACCTTCTAGGACTGATCAACTCCATCAGAGCCCCCATGATGAGATACGTGAGAATATACCACCAGACCGTCGACCTCAAGGAACACAACCATAAGCATCTGGAGATCGTGAAAGCGGGCATGGACGGGGAGCCGGAGAAAGCGGCAGCTATACTGAAAAAAAACCTCGAAAAGGCCTGCGAAAAAATAGAGCTTTTTTTAGCGGACTGA
- a CDS encoding metallophosphoesterase, with the protein MRMFFLVFFSVYGSFSLYGTLRWASTLPAGAFRNLAVTLGMAAALSFPLGRLNLGLIPENVRPYLLHIGYLWMAYLPNLVIPAILWDIWRLGRIVLRLPPQTKVSVPVFALWTGLSLAIVAGGWINARYPVTKTISLEIPGTEDRSFRIALMTDLHISFMTSPKWLERVVEKTNGLSPDLILMAGDILDGPDGPKLELIAQGLRGLRAPLGVYGSPGNHEYYLGIGKSQRILESAGVTLLRDRAVLVDDSLWILGREDVQAPRMGLSRSPLKNIMPGGNEPVLVLDHTPIADALDEASTAQVDLLLSGHTHRGQLFPFQLITSMIYPLDWGLEKVGGSYVYVSCGVGTWGPPIRTSSRPEIVTVDIKITKNVTE; encoded by the coding sequence ATGAGAATGTTCTTCCTGGTGTTCTTCTCCGTATACGGCTCCTTCAGCCTGTACGGTACGCTCCGGTGGGCCTCCACTCTGCCCGCCGGAGCTTTTCGCAACTTGGCTGTGACGCTAGGTATGGCGGCAGCCCTCTCGTTTCCTCTGGGCAGACTGAACCTGGGGCTCATCCCAGAGAACGTCAGGCCCTATCTTCTACACATAGGCTATCTCTGGATGGCCTACTTGCCCAACCTGGTTATCCCTGCCATCCTTTGGGACATATGGAGACTGGGAAGGATCGTCCTTCGTCTCCCTCCTCAGACAAAAGTAAGCGTGCCGGTCTTCGCCCTGTGGACCGGACTTTCCCTGGCGATCGTCGCCGGAGGGTGGATAAACGCCCGCTATCCTGTGACGAAGACAATCTCTCTGGAGATCCCAGGCACGGAGGACCGATCCTTCAGGATAGCCCTCATGACCGACCTACACATATCCTTCATGACCTCTCCCAAATGGCTGGAGCGAGTGGTCGAAAAGACAAACGGCCTGTCGCCGGACCTGATACTTATGGCAGGGGATATATTGGACGGCCCCGACGGGCCTAAGTTGGAGCTTATAGCCCAGGGGCTAAGGGGACTGAGGGCCCCGTTAGGGGTCTACGGCTCGCCGGGAAACCACGAATACTATCTGGGCATAGGCAAATCCCAGAGAATACTGGAAAGTGCGGGGGTCACCTTGCTCAGGGACAGGGCGGTGCTGGTCGACGACTCCCTGTGGATATTGGGCAGGGAGGACGTTCAGGCACCTAGAATGGGCCTATCCAGGTCGCCGCTGAAAAACATCATGCCCGGTGGGAATGAGCCGGTGTTGGTTCTAGATCACACTCCGATCGCAGATGCGCTGGACGAGGCGTCCACAGCCCAGGTGGACCTGCTCCTGTCAGGCCATACCCACCGAGGGCAGCTATTCCCGTTTCAGTTGATAACATCGATGATCTACCCTCTGGACTGGGGGCTGGAAAAAGTCGGAGGTTCCTACGTCTACGTCTCCTGCGGCGTGGGCACATGGGGGCCACCGATCAGGACCAGCTCGAGGCCGGAGATCGTGACGGTTGATATAAAAATCACGAAAAACGTTACGGAATAG